TTGCTTCCTTTGCGTGCCAGTGCCTGAATCAAGTTTTCTGGAATGCCAACCAGCCCAAAGCCCCCGACCATAATCGTCATGCCGTCTTCAATCCCCTGAATAGCTTCGTCGAACGAAGTCACAATCTGTTTCACGTTCGTCCCCCCTCACCGCAACTGTCCATTCATCTCCAATGACTACCTACGCACCGCAAGGCACCATCTCGTCACCCGATGCGCGAATTGGCGCTACACTCGTTCGACGATGGTCGCGACGCCTTGCCCGCCGCCAATACAAAGTGTCGCAAGACCATATCTCGCTTTGCGGCGGGCCATCTCATAGAGCAGTGTCACGAAAATGCGCGTGCCGCTCGCTCCGATAGGGTGACCGAGCGCGATGGCCCCGCCGTTGACATTGAGAATCTCGCGAGGAAACGAAAAGTGACTGGCAAAAGCAAGCGACTGCGCGGCGAATGCCTCGTTCGCCTCAATCAAGTCCATCTGTTCAATCCGCAAGTTCGCCTTCGCCAATACCTTCTCTGTGGCGGGGACCGGGCCGATGCCCATCACGGCCGGATCGACGCCCGCCGTCGCATTGGCACGAATCACGCCCATAGGTGTCACCCCAAGGCGCTCCGCCGTTTTCAGCGTCATCAGCACACAGGCAGCCGCTGCGTCGTTGATGCCAGACGAATTGCCCGCAGTGACCATGCCGTCCTTCTTAAACGCGGGACGAAGTTGCGCGAGCGCCTCCATTGTCGTGTCTGGGCGCGGATGCTCATCCACTTCGAAGCGCGTCACATTTCCCTTTTTCCCCGATATCTGAACCGCTACGATTTCGTCGCAAAATC
Above is a genomic segment from Alicyclobacillus acidoterrestris containing:
- a CDS encoding acetyl-CoA C-acetyltransferase, translated to MSQEEVAIVSAVRTPIGRFQGALSGVSATKLGAIVIEEAVRRAGIDRGAVDEVVMGNVLQAGLGQNPARQAAMEAGLPKEVPAMSINQVCGSGLKSIQLAWQSIVAGESDIVVAGGMENMSQAPYLLQGARQGFSMGHQQVVDSMIRDGLWCAFNDYHMGVTAENLCDMYNLTREQLDEFALQSQQKAASAIQAGRFCDEIVAVQISGKKGNVTRFEVDEHPRPDTTMEALAQLRPAFKKDGMVTAGNSSGINDAAAACVLMTLKTAERLGVTPMGVIRANATAGVDPAVMGIGPVPATEKVLAKANLRIEQMDLIEANEAFAAQSLAFASHFSFPREILNVNGGAIALGHPIGASGTRIFVTLLYEMARRKARYGLATLCIGGGQGVATIVERV